A window of Clupea harengus chromosome 24, Ch_v2.0.2, whole genome shotgun sequence genomic DNA:
cacacatacacacgcacgcacacacgcacacacacacacgtacacgcacacacacacacacacacacacacacgcacacacacacacacactacagaaggAGCGCCTCATTATGAAGCGCACGTCTTCATGGTCCACTCTACAGAGCTGGCTGGAAAATTCCGTAGAGCAATCCCTGTCCCCTccttgaggttttttttgttctctgtgtgtgtgtgtgtgtgtgtgtgtgtgtgtgtgtgtgtgtgtgtgtgtgtgtgtgtgtgtgtgtgtgtgtgtgtgtgtgtgtgtgtgtgtgtgtgtgtgagagagagagagagaaagtgagtgagtgagtgagtgtttggcTGTTCTCCCTTGGCCATGGCATTGTGACCCTGCTGTATAGAGGAGTCGCACTGGATTGAGGAGCACTGGACCAGCATGGCTCTCCATCTCGGAAAACGGCCGGTAGAGGACCAACTTCTACTCACTTACTATTCAATCATTAACCgacagaccaagagagagagagatgaacttaTGACAGTTCTAGGTTATTTGAAGCACTCTTTTGCTTGTGCCGTTCACTTTTTTTGTCTAACTGTCGTGAGGGTCAGTGAATGAGCCTATGGGACACGGTCGCTTGGTGTTTTTCCATGACACGTTAAAGAAGCTTCGTGCCGAAGTCTCCGTATAGTTTGAACAGTGAAGGGAAATCTTGTCATTGTTTACTTGTCTGTGGACCGTGCTCTCTGCGTTCAGCTCTGttccccttttttttcccctccctcctgctctgaCTCAAACAATCAGCATTTAGTGCAAGTTGTTTTAGCCTTATCTGATCCTCAGCTGTTGATTGTGCCTGTGGCCTGTGGCAAAGGGAGAGGTCGGTTGTTTGCATTGCGCTCTTAATGATTTTGTGAGGCAACACTTAAGACTGATGCAACATGAACCACAAAAGGCTATAAGTTTGACACGGGTCAGCAGTTTGGTCTGAACTGTGGTGAGTTAACTTTGATTGACCCTTGATGTGACGGCTGGGTTTAGAAAGAGgaatttaaagcaacactatgcattCATTTGTAACTTTTTGAGGCATGTTTTTAGAGTTATtgttatcatcttcaaattctttgtgatggtatatggtcatgtgaaggaccgaTAAAAACACCCGTTTTTCCCACAAACCGTCCAGCTATGCACTATGTCGTTTTGTGGTCCTGGATGGAACACTCtgcaaaatgtaagaaaagctttcacagcacaacgaTGCGAACAATATCTCCAAAGGATGCCAGTTAGCATACGCAAGCCTTTTCAGTGCCAACTGGTGCTGGTGTTTGTATgcttttaggtagttatctTGGTAGTTAACTGTTTAAACTGGCTTTAAAGTTTATGAGGCCTTTTTTTGGGAGTGGTGGTTTGAAGGGGATGTGGGGGAGAGGAACTTTGACATGCATCTGACatgtatccccccccccacaaggCCTCATAAGAGCTGGGAAGCATACTTTAATAGCAGCTGACGCTAGAACACTACAATCTAGCCCAGTTCTGCTGGTCTCAGCTACAGTCTGCTAATTATGACTCTTATGTATTTCATGATTTCTAACTGTAATGTACCGACTACATTGTAAAAATGTTCTCACCCTTtaacctccaccccccccccccccccccaacccctcctctcctcatcctcatcctctttctttcttttttttctgtccagaATGTAGTGCACTGTGATGGGCTGAACAACGAGAGctatgtgtgtgaagtgggcCACTGCTGTGGGAACTCTCAGTGCTGCAGCTACTACTACGAACTCTGGTGTAAGTGCGCATTACACTCACCCAGACATCCAAGAACCACTCCATCTGGCTGTCAGCATAGCCTTGGTTCAACTCCCAGGGATTAATTATATTGATAGCCCGTAAGCCTCCTCTGAACTCGGTTTGAGAGATTTTGCTGTCTTTCATTTCTCCTTCATGTAGATGGGATGTAAACCTAAAGAAGCCGTAGGTTTCTCAAAGTTGTAGTTCATATGTATGGATAAAAACTTTTTTAGGCAGTTAGTATGTGTTTCTCGCTATCGCTCTCTTATTACACGGCTTGTTGATGTTCTCTGGAAGTCTCACTCACTAATTGCTCATTCAGAATATCTTTCCTGGTGAAGAACCACAATTTGTGCCCTCCGGACATCAATGAGTGTAATTTTAGGTCATGGTGCTAACATTGTTATGTTTGCTAGTcagctagataacattatagctaatgttagcaaAAAATACTGCTAAATTACTGCTTGGTTAGTTCAATGTTAATATTAGCGTTTGCAACTCGCTAGCTCCAGAATTTCCATTAAGTAAGCATTACAGCCCTGACTGTTTAGGtttaaagaggttttttttacattgcaaAACTTAGTTGTATGTGTTAAGCAGTCGCCAACATACAGACAGCTTGATGCAGACCTCTGTACGCCTATACAGAGGAACAGAGCGCACTCTAGCTACAGAACACACTTGTTAGAGAAGTAGGCTAAGAGGAAGCAACGATGTATTAGTCAAAAGAACGTTTTATTCCTTTAGTTGCCTATCTGAACAAAAATAACCTGTTATAAAAAAGAGGATAACTCTTCCATTACAGTGCATTGTGTAGTCGTAGTCGGGTGCCTATGAAACCATTTAGACTCAACCCAACCCTAAAAAAAATCTCTATCGATATAGCATTAATCTTTACATAGACTTATCTACACCTCTGTTTACCAGATATAGGCTGGTGTTTTATTTCCTGGCATTTAAACATTCTGATGTTGAAATGAAGTGTAATTTCTGTGTATAAAAAGTACATGACTGTTTTCTCCGTTATCAGCGTAAGCCTTTGGGTAGCCTAGCCTATGGTGATGACTGCCCATGTGCCTTATCAGTGTGAcgatgtatgtacacacactttgatCATATTGAAGGTGAGGGGTGCTGCGTTCTACTGCTAAAAATTCCCACGATACCACTGGGTGTCAAAATGTACACAGCTACAACATTCTGTCTCCGAAAATAAGCCACACAACTGAAAAGATAGAGTGTTATGCAAAAGTGTCGAACCCCTCATCACCATTTTTTAGTTTACAATGGCATTGGCGTTTCTGGACTGTAGTGCCGCAGACTTCATTATGATTTTGCTCATGGCCCGGCCTTTCTAGAACATTCACTTCACTGTTTTTGGCTCCAGTGTTGCTTTAGCGGTGTGGCTATAGGGAAACTGTAAGGGAAACCCTCAAACAACCCTTAGTTTTATAACGGACTGCAACAGCTTCTCCTGTGATATTGTgtagatttttttcccccattcatTCTCCATGTACGATCTCTGCAGATGGGGAAATATCCTCACAGCATGATGGTGCCTCTTCCATATTTCACTATAGGGATGGCGGTGTTTGAGGCATGGACAGTGATACATTTACTGGGAGGCTGGATGGATGGACTACGGTGGTCTCCCCCACCCGTTCATGTTCCTCTGATGTTTACTACGGTGTAACTTCCACTTTCTTATCGATCCAGTGTTGCTCAGTCGGACATGTATAGTCGATTATTTTCTTGAATCTTTTCCTCActtaaagatttatatatatacatatataaaattcCCCCACACATCACAAATTGTAGTGTACAAATGCAAACATGTCCACTTTTACGGATTTCCCCCCCATTTAAATCTCTTACAAGCATATCTATAAAATCTTCAACCGTTTATTCCGTGCTGATCGTTTAGAATCCCATCCGAAGGGATTGACATGTATACAAATGATGTACAGTACAACAGAGCCTGTCTAGTATACCACAGTTCATTGCAAGGTGAATGAACGTCTATGCAACTGGTGACTAACATGTAAACTAAGGTATGTCTGGTCTTGTTCTTCTTCGGTTCGTTCATATGGCAATGCATTGTGGTATACTGGAGAAAGGCGGGCTTTGTTGTAATGCACTATATAGTGAATAAAACAGCTGAGAATTTGAACAGCACGAGAAAATGGCTGATTTACTATATAGTGGGTGAGTGGACATTTCGAACATAGCTATAAGCGATAAGTAGTATTACCCCTACAGTTAAGTGTAGTTCTATCGACACCCTCTTCCTGTGATACCCAGATAGTGAATGTTACAATTTAATTCGTGAGGTTGAAAAGTAGTGGGTTGAATATTACCTGCTGAGCAATGAAGATGGTATTTTAACAACCAAATATTTTAGGAAGGTGAATATTTTTGCCTTGAAATTTGAAATGCTGGAATTTTGTTTCCAGTTGAAATATACAACCACAGTGAATTGCAGTGCAGAAAAAAAGCAATCATTGTAATTACTGTGGGTTTTTTATTGATTTGTGTCAAATTGCAATGCAGAAAAATCCAAGCATTGTTATTGCAATATGGTTTTATTTAGTTCACGTAATTCAACATGTCATTTTGCATTCAGGACATCGGACACTGGTATGCTTCCATAAAAGACCCCAAAGGACTTCATAGGCCATGCTCCTATTCAGATAGGCCATGCTCCTATTCAGATAGCCTATCTGAATAGGGAAATGGTCTATCTGGATAGGAGCATAGCCTATCTGAATAGGAGCATAGCCTATCTAGGAGCAGTGTACATGAGCAACATATATCATTGcaaatatacataaacacactattTACTTAATCACTGCTGTGTATGTTGGACAGGGTTCTGTGTATTCAGTGATCTACAGACATCAACAGAACATCTGAGATATTGATGAAAAGTTACTCGAACCGAGCCATTAGAAGGACCCCAAAGACTGCATAGCATGTATGCAGAGCTTACTTCCAGGAGAAGTGTACATTAGTCATTTATTTGTTAAgtcatatttgtttgtttgtttgtttgtttgttttgggcaGGGTTCTGGTTGGTCTGGGCCATCATCTTCATCctgagctgctgctgtgtgtgccaccACCGCCGCACCAAACAccggctgcagcagcagcagcggcagcacgAGATCAACCTCATCGCCTACCGCGAGGCCCACAACTTCACCTCCATGCCTTTCTACCTAAGTATGAGTGACTCATAGACCTCTTGTGCATCTCTTCTTCCCTgcctcattttctttcttcctccttgcCCCCTACATTTGCAGTGAAAGGATATTGTATGTCTTGTTCCCAACAAGAATTCACGAAAGAGGTGACATTTGACACCTTTGTTTGAGAATCTGAATATAACTGGGGATCGGATCACGTCTGTACCTCGTCTCAAATGGTtatggaatgtttttttctttcaccatACCAAATTGGAACATTTTCTAATTGCATGTCTAGTTCCATTGCAGTGTATACTGCGTTTGTTTGAGATCGCttgccttttttcccccccaagtGATCGCTGATGTGTTTTTGAACtgaccgtttttttttttagaactgCCCGACAGTGTTCCAAAAAATTGCACAATCGCTCAACGGCCTCTCGTTTACAGTTTAAAACATGTTTCTGACCTCCCTAAACTCTGCTGAGCTGGTTTCCTCACCGAGTGATCTCTGGAGCCTGGGTTTAGCGTGGCTGTTCCTTCCTCTACTCAAGCTGCCAGGTGGCCACGCTTCTCCCTTGCTGATTTTCAAAGTCATCGGGCGGATGCAATCGTATGGCAAGCCTTGTATATGAGGAAGTCTGATTTGAGTCTGACACGCAGTAGTAAAATATTAATAACGTCAAATTGATTAAGTGATGCACCTCACTGAAGCCGGGGACAGTTTGAATCCGAGCTCCAACTTCAAGTGGCATTGCAGTCCAGTTTTCTGAGTTGGAAATATCTGAGTTCCGAGTGGTCTCGAATGCGGCATTATAGGTCAAGCTAGACTGTTTGTTAAACGTTACGTGTCTGGTTCCGGAACGCCAGCATGCTATCTAAAAGCACACACTGGACCACCTCCGTTTGGTTCAGTGTAAATAAGCCAAGACAGCataatatctatctatctatctatctatctatctatctatctatctatctatctatctatctatctatccatccattcatccactGTGTCTTCTTAACGGCAGTAGAGTGGCATCTCTGTTTAAAAAAGACTAAGAGGGTGAGCTTGCGTGGTCGTGCAGGTGCAAATACACCACTGGGGTCTATGTTGTTATTGGTATGGTAACAATTGGAACAAGTATAAAATGTCACTCAGTGCATTGTCAAAGTGGTCAAACTATGTCTCtaaatttgtgttttgtgattttggTAAAGAATTGTATTTCAATTAATACCTATGAATTTTAAGAATGCATAGCTGTTTTTGTTCCTTTTTAACTTTTGCCATCTCGTAGGATGTGAACACCTCTTACTCTTATACTCTTTTGTTCTCTAAGGGTTCCTCCCCAACTACCTGCTTCCAGACTACGAGGAAGTGGTGAAccgaccccccacccctcctcccccctacAGCGCCCTGCACCCGGGCTTGTCCGCCCCCCCGAGCGCCCACAGTCCGGTGGACCAGCCCAGCAGCCTCTtgctgcccccctctctccagacCTCCCCTAATGCCGCCCCGACTCCGGACGCCCTCTCCTCTCGGGCCGGTCCTGAAGACATCGACCCTCCGCAGGGCTACCAGCACAAGGCCCTGGAGGAGCCGGTGGACCTGGAGAAGCGCAGGAGCAGCAGGGGGAGCACTGGCAGCAGCGGAGACCTCCAGAAGGAGCCGCTGCTCAGAGAGCTGCTGCCTCAGGCGGACGAGAAGGAGAGGGCAGGGGGGCGACACCGGCGCTTCACCGGCGACTCGGGGATcgaggtctgtgtgtgcagacgcGGCGGGGGAGGGGTTGTAGGCGGGGTCGGAGGTGGGGGTCACGGGGGCTCGCCGGAGATCCATGAGCCCAAAGCGGAATTGGAAGGGCTGCTTAGCACCGCCGAGGAGCGAGATGACTGTGACGGCAGCGACGGTGGCGGCAGCGCCGTCGTCATCGGCAGCGGTTGCCCGGACGACTTCTGCGAGGCCTGCAGCCGTCGTTCTGTCACCCTCAACGAGGGGCAAGTTGGTGTGGAGACGAGAGGGGCAGAAAGCAGCGGGGTGTCGCCCTCGCCCCAGCTACCTCCGCCTGTGTGCCTCTTTCTGCACACCATCAATGAGCAGGAGACGCCACAGGGCACCGGCACAGATTCGCAAAGCTGAGCACCAGGTCCCTCCATCTGGGACAGAGGCAGCGaaagagattgagggagagagagggagagaaagaaagaacagcaTTTTGTTTGATGCCTGATGTGTAACGTATAGATTATTTTTTCCAAAGTGTGCGTGCTTGAActtgagtgaggtgagtgtgtgtgtgtgtgtgtgtgtgtgtgtgtgtgtgtgtgtgcgcgcacaggAAGATGTTTGTTGCTGTTCTCATCACGACGGGAGGTTGGAGCATTTTTGTGCTGAAGCACCTTCTActcactgtgcgtgtgtgtgttttgccacaGTGGCCTTCTGATGGTGTTGTGAGGACGCTCCTGGCGCTCCTTCCATTCTCTCCGGAGCCTGTTCACATGTGGCCCCCGAGGACGCGGCCCCGGCTTCGGATCCTTTTGGAGACGAGACGGGCAGACAACAGGGACGGCTCGGAGCCAGACAGACTGTTCCTGGCTAAATGTTTCTATGGACTCTGCAGTGCCACCAAGTGGTTTCATCAGTGACTAATATTCAGTCTACTttattggggtgtgtgtgtgtgtgtgtgtgtgtgtgtgtgtgtgtgtgtgtgtggggggggggggggttgtccaGCACAAGTCAGCATACCACAAGACAAGTGCCTTTTTTGCAGATGCAGtccaaagctgtgtgtgtcgtCACTTTTTGCACAACAGgtgctttttatttcattacacACCAGACAGCAAAAGAaggttgtgttttattttgtattatatatatatatatataatagagATCACGCACGTTAACCAAAACGACTACAACACGATTCATGTTTTGCActtacttgttttgttttcaactGAATGAGTCCACTTACATTTCTTTCCTTTGTCGTCCGTGTGTCTCTGAAAATATCTGTACAGTCTTAACCCCCGGCGGGACCCTCATTAGTGTGTCTCATCACAGTTTGTACAATGACATCTCTGTGAAGACATTTTGGACACCACTGATAAAGTTTGTGGTTTAGCTTAAGTGCTTCCTCAGCCACATTGCCACTTGCTTTTGCGTGAAGATAGCCCATATGGGGAAAATTCTGTAAAATTCATATATGTTCATTTTTATGTAGTATATAAGACaacagtgtgttaacacacataattatgaCCCCTATTCATACATAGTAACCTAGAAAAATTATGACCTACCATGAATGTTGAAAGGCATTGTGACATTTTCGTACGAAATGTATATGCTAGCTCTTCTCCACAGATTCATCATGCAAGTAttgtacatgacaagtgtgattccAAACTGTTTTTTACAGAGCTTTTCCATATGGGTAGTTGCTGGCCCCTGTCAAACATTGCTATAAGATTTGCAGTGTTTTTGACAGACCTTTTCCAGATGGGAATGTCTCACACAGGAGGTCCAGGGCTGTACTGTAAGATGTGGGGGTGTTGGAGTATCTCAGGTCGACACTGCAATAATGGTCCTTTCTGAACCAGAATGGACTGACATGTTTGAGATTTTGTCGTAGGCTACCACCGATATCACTTGAACATATCTGtcatgatgatgaggaggaggagatggaagatGCAGaaggtgatgatggtgatgatgatgatgatgataatgattcaGTAAAACTGGGATTGCGTTACACCCACCTTGTCTGACTCATCCACCATCCCAGATTCTTTGTACACCACGAAGAACCACACATCTGAAACAGCctaaaaaaagatgaagaaacACATTTCTGTTCTCCAAAATGGCCTGACCAAGGTACAAATACTCCCTTATGTTCACAGCGGTTATCACTTTTACCTTGTGCAGTT
This region includes:
- the wbp1lb gene encoding WW domain binding protein 1-like b, whose translation is MSTDDTQASRRRPNVSSLKMGLFLYVAGPVKPTEATSNENVVHCDGLNNESYVCEVGHCCGNSQCCSYYYELWWFWLVWAIIFILSCCCVCHHRRTKHRLQQQQRQHEINLIAYREAHNFTSMPFYLRFLPNYLLPDYEEVVNRPPTPPPPYSALHPGLSAPPSAHSPVDQPSSLLLPPSLQTSPNAAPTPDALSSRAGPEDIDPPQGYQHKALEEPVDLEKRRSSRGSTGSSGDLQKEPLLRELLPQADEKERAGGRHRRFTGDSGIEVCVCRRGGGGVVGGVGGGGHGGSPEIHEPKAELEGLLSTAEERDDCDGSDGGGSAVVIGSGCPDDFCEACSRRSVTLNEGQVGVETRGAESSGVSPSPQLPPPVCLFLHTINEQETPQGTGTDSQS